In Bradyrhizobium sp. 1(2017), one DNA window encodes the following:
- a CDS encoding lytic transglycosylase domain-containing protein: protein MNQCLRSLACVVAVAAIALLPTELAAKGSHKSSATKKTHEAKVGKQRHAAAGKVRHGKHAEAKRKPKKTVDEPSDKPAPPPLTGDLAALRDAIDLARKGKTEDAGAARDRIADPAGQKLADWFMLRHSESTANFKLYAAFLAANPDWPSSALLRRRAEARLWQEKSDAATVHKFTMDRPTSAKGRFALARVLLAEGDADRAARLVREAWRADELSERSEEDSYAAFGDLLTADDHRARMDKRLGAKDYDGARRAAKRLGEDALAIVKACAAVTGKASKAKDYLEDVSTEARRDLGYVLCRAQWHLQNDRIEDAAEVILAALPDTMAAQDTDAWWRERRMIARKLLDQGKSRTAYDVVRTAAVPEKEVYRVDYHFMCGWIALRYLDDPKTAMVHFASIDAGSANPIALSRGHYWRGRAAEAMGAAADARMSYRAAARYHTAYYGQLARARLGLDGIELRPPSPVLAAADTQAADERVRAANMLYDLGERDVVFYYAEDFAKESTDVAALEALGELAGQRNDARVMLEIGKSALARGLALDHYAFPTIGIPEHKQVAPAIETSVIYSVARTESSFHQRDKSHANAVGLMQVTPEAGRDTAKRFGLTYDWGKMVSDPVYNTQMGAAELSALFSEYRGNQIMTFAGYNAGRGRVREWVQARGDPRDPKVDPVDWVERIPLSETRNYVQRVIENVLVYRARFEDSGTIAGKSDQRVVTHGVSATAPVAAAAPAP, encoded by the coding sequence ATGAACCAGTGCCTACGCTCGCTCGCGTGTGTCGTTGCCGTGGCCGCAATAGCCCTCCTTCCCACCGAATTGGCGGCGAAGGGCAGTCATAAATCGTCCGCAACGAAGAAGACGCATGAGGCGAAGGTCGGCAAGCAGCGCCATGCCGCAGCCGGCAAAGTGCGACATGGCAAGCACGCCGAGGCCAAGCGCAAGCCGAAGAAGACGGTCGACGAGCCCTCTGACAAGCCGGCTCCGCCGCCGCTGACCGGCGATCTCGCCGCGCTGAGGGATGCGATCGACCTCGCGCGGAAGGGCAAGACGGAAGATGCGGGCGCGGCACGCGACCGCATCGCGGACCCCGCCGGCCAGAAGCTCGCGGACTGGTTCATGCTGCGCCACTCCGAGAGCACGGCGAATTTCAAGCTCTACGCCGCCTTCCTCGCCGCCAACCCGGACTGGCCGAGCAGCGCTCTGCTGCGCCGCCGCGCGGAAGCGCGGCTCTGGCAGGAGAAGAGCGACGCGGCCACCGTGCACAAATTCACCATGGACCGGCCGACCAGTGCCAAGGGCAGGTTCGCGCTGGCCCGCGTGCTGCTCGCCGAGGGCGACGCCGACAGGGCCGCGCGTCTCGTGCGCGAGGCCTGGCGCGCGGACGAATTGTCCGAACGGAGCGAGGAAGACTCCTACGCGGCATTCGGCGACCTTCTGACCGCCGACGATCACCGCGCGCGCATGGACAAGCGCCTCGGCGCCAAGGACTATGACGGTGCAAGGCGCGCGGCCAAACGCCTCGGCGAGGATGCCCTTGCGATCGTGAAGGCCTGCGCCGCCGTCACCGGCAAGGCGAGCAAGGCCAAGGACTACCTCGAGGACGTTTCGACCGAGGCGCGGCGCGATCTCGGCTATGTGCTGTGCCGCGCCCAGTGGCATCTTCAGAACGACCGCATCGAAGACGCGGCCGAGGTGATCCTCGCCGCCCTGCCCGACACGATGGCCGCACAGGACACCGATGCGTGGTGGCGCGAGCGCCGCATGATCGCGCGCAAGCTGCTCGACCAGGGCAAGTCCAGGACCGCCTATGACGTGGTGCGCACCGCCGCGGTGCCGGAAAAGGAAGTCTATCGCGTCGACTACCACTTCATGTGCGGCTGGATCGCGCTGCGCTATCTCGACGATCCCAAGACGGCGATGGTGCACTTCGCATCGATCGACGCAGGTTCGGCCAATCCGATCGCGCTGTCGCGCGGCCACTATTGGCGCGGCCGCGCCGCCGAGGCGATGGGTGCGGCAGCCGATGCGCGTATGAGCTATCGGGCGGCGGCGCGCTATCACACCGCTTATTACGGACAGCTCGCCCGCGCCAGGCTCGGCCTCGACGGGATCGAACTGCGCCCGCCCTCACCCGTCCTGGCCGCCGCCGATACGCAGGCGGCGGACGAGCGCGTGCGCGCGGCCAACATGCTCTACGATCTCGGCGAGCGCGACGTGGTGTTCTATTATGCCGAGGACTTCGCCAAGGAGAGCACCGACGTTGCGGCGCTCGAAGCGCTCGGCGAGCTCGCCGGACAGCGCAACGATGCGCGCGTGATGCTGGAGATCGGCAAGTCGGCGCTGGCGCGCGGGCTCGCGCTCGACCACTACGCCTTCCCGACCATCGGAATCCCCGAGCACAAGCAGGTCGCGCCCGCGATCGAGACCAGTGTGATCTATTCGGTGGCGCGCACCGAAAGCTCGTTCCACCAGCGCGACAAGTCGCACGCCAACGCGGTCGGGCTGATGCAGGTGACGCCGGAAGCGGGCCGCGATACCGCCAAGCGCTTCGGCCTGACCTATGACTGGGGCAAGATGGTCTCCGATCCCGTCTACAACACGCAGATGGGCGCCGCCGAGCTCAGCGCGCTGTTCTCGGAATATCGCGGCAACCAGATCATGACCTTCGCCGGCTACAATGCCGGCCGCGGCCGGGTGCGCGAATGGGTGCAGGCGCGCGGCGACCCCAGAGATCCCAAGGTCGACCCGGTCGACTGGGTTGAGCGCATTCCGCTGTCGGAGACGCGCAACTATGTCCAGCGCGTGATCGAGAACGTGCTGGTCTATCGCGCCCGGTTCGAAGACAGCGGCACGATCGCCGGCAAGAGCGACCAGCGCGTGGTGACGCACGGCGTCAGCGCAACCGCACCCGTGGCGGCCGCAGCACCCGCTCCCTAG